In the Archocentrus centrarchus isolate MPI-CPG fArcCen1 chromosome 19, fArcCen1, whole genome shotgun sequence genome, CTAAAGATCGTCTACCTCTTTTCAGTTCAGAGTTTACACAATCAAGATTTCTCACTGTCAATATTTTAATGCTCATTTGTATTGCAAACACTTTATATCACTTTAGTTGTGTGATGTACACAAATCAGTTCTTATTCAATTACAACCAAGCCTGTAAGTATAAAGGAACATAAAAAGACTAAATACCTTTTAGTCTGTAGTTCAGGTTGTGTTGCTCCTTGTTGTATCTGTAGTGACCTCCTTCATAAACCACaaagagagtaaaaaaaaagggaccaagattaaagaaatgagagaaagaTCCAGTCAATAAAATATagatgagggaaaaaaagaaaaagtgatttgcctttttctctttcaaaatcacattttcatgCCTCCTAGTCTTTAAATATGCATCGGTATGAGCCAGCCTCAGCTCCTGTATTGTGcagcctctctttctctttttcattcacacacactctttcaccTACTCTATGCCCTGGTGTagcttctctcttcctctctctcgctctctctgtctctttagcacacacattcatgcactcCCTCTCCAGCATTGCAtactctctttctgtcttacTTCAGCTGCTAGATTGATCTCTCTCCTCCattctccttcctctctgtgtACTGACTCTTCACCATCTGTcagttctctctcttttttcatgCCCAAGTGCTCTTCTGTTCAATTATCCCCAATTTTCTTCATTattctctctcattctttcagtttttcacggttccaccacatctcaatCTCTCGATAGTCCCTCTCTTATTATTTCAGCCAATTTATAAATCAGATACGTTCACATTACCTGATTCCCACCTTTTATCTGCCTCACATATTCTGGGCATGGGTTTCCACACTACACAGCTCCCTTTGTCTCCTTGATGCTGAAAGGTCATCAAAAAATAGCAaaactctgtttctgtttgGGCACTTTCCAGTGATAAATATAGCAGGTATGCTGCCTTGTTTTAGTAGGTTTGCTGCCATATGCTTGTGCAGCATTGACCCCAGAACACTAATGTGCAGTTTTGTGCCACCATCACTAACGTCAGGTATATTTTACCGGATATACCCATACTTCCCATCAAAACATATTAAAGTACAACAATAAATGCCAACTTGAAatactcttcttttttttcctgctataCAACGTCTCATAAAACGAACAAACTGTCTCACCATTTGTTCTTGAGACCTATTTGGTGCTGGGACTTGTGGCCCAGTCTCCGTACAGTGGAGGTTTTGgcatttttctttggacatttacACCTTGttctaaaatggtaaatggactagttcttatatagcacttttctactctgtctgagcactgaAAGTGCTTATAATCTAGAGACAGAAATGTGTCATCTGTTGGCGTGACTGaaataacaaaattattttatgaTTTGTCCAAACCATGTCTGAAGATGTTGATGTCAACAACTACCCCGATTACAACTGCAGCTATAGAGACTGGCAAGACACGAGAACAGTTCTGGTGGGAATAATATTGCACGATCAAACAATCTTTTCTTTAAAGTTGCTCAAAAAAAGAGATAATTGCTTAAAACCTACCCAACATCTCATCCCTTTTCACCACTCCATACTGCAAAAATCATAATAGCGTTTATTTTTATCAATACTgataccaatttttttttacatgactaGTATTTGACTTTTGAAAGGAAAGAGAACGCCAACGCTTTCTAAAAAAATACTTCATTGTATTTATTAAAGGGTAAAAAGACGCGCTTCAGCAATAAACCCCCATCAGCATAGTTTAAGGCAAACAATAATCACAACATATAAAAGCTCCAATaatatctgcaaaaaaaaaaaaaatcatggcaGTGCCAACAATCCTAATCATAAAACACTTCGACAATTCTACAAGAACCGCAtcaacacaacaacattaaaaccaccgggaaacaaaacataatgagaaaaatgtgtttccaCTAAAGTTATCAGACATTAGAAAATACATTCTGTGAAAATACATTCAAGTCTTCAGGGCTTTCTGTGTGTTCTGCATGAATCCGACACACAGGAAGtttactgctgctgtttggttttACCCACCTGGCCCACAAAGGTGTTTCAACAAATAAACCACAAATcctattttttcattttcaacttCCTTCCAGTGCAGGGGTGCAGAAAAGTATCCTCTTTTGATCATAGCACTGCAGTGGGTGCAGTTCAAACATGGGCAAATCAGATAAGAAAGATAAAGAAGGCTGAGAGGAATTATGGCAATCAGCCCTGACTAATATATATCTCTCATGTAGTGCTTTTGTTTGCAAGGAGAAAACGCGGGTGGTGGACACCATTTAGAGGACCCTCTTTGAGGGAGGTGACTTTTTTGGTGACTTTACctcttttagtgtttttgttttgcttgaaTCCTTcaacaaataagaaaaataataatacaatgaTCCAGTCGGTACGGTTTTCCAGACATTGCTGAAGCAAGGTCTAAATTTTCAGAGATGATAATTAAAAGTCACACAGTTCTGCTGATGGTGACATTGCATATAAATTCTCAAAAACCCCACCATACCACTCCTGAGAGTGACTGGTGATGCCTGCTTGTTTGTGACAATCTCAAGGTGTGACTGTGTCACTCTCTGCATCCCACTGGGTATTGGGTTGGTATCCATACATGGCACAGCAGCTCCCATGGCAGCGACATGACAACTGCTGCAAGGGCAGGCTGCGAGTACAGGAAAGGTAAAAACTCTAAAACGGAGCAGCAGAGGCTTCCAGTTGCTTCCGCTTACATATTTCCTGTATGTGACCTATCCAGCAAAGCAACAAAGCAACAGTAAAAGTTGCAAGATTAGTGTATTCAcatagaaataaattaaaaataaattaggaAATGATATATTCAGTGTTCTAATGTTGGATATGTGTGATGGTACCAAGTAAGTTTAGATAACAAGTATTTTTCAGTGAATAGCATTTATGCCTTTGGAGTGTTTGAGTGAAAAGACTGTCCTTAGGCTTGTTTTATGGCAGCTTTTAGAGCACATCAAAGAGAAGGATGGAGAAAGGAAAGCTTGACTGAAATACATTAATGTGCACAACAGTACCCTCTGCTAAGAGGAGATGGAGATGAATCCTGCCATATCCAGCCTCTTAAGGACAACATGACACCTGCATTGTTACCGTTGATAAGAGCCCTAGTCGGTGCTCTCCTTTAATGGCGTGCCACTCCATAGTGCATATTCACCACACTTTTCATCCTACCTTGGTGCTTACACTGCCTTTGCCACccaatgtcctttttttttttttttatctctgagAAGCtagctttcttcctgttttccgTATTAACCCTCTCATGCCAAATGCAAGGAGAGGAAAGTGGGTCACGGGCAGATGGAGCACACAGTAGTGAGAACATGCAAGGcgggtttttatttatttacttcctGTGTGTTTTAGTGAGTTCAGCTTCTTTGCCGAAGGTGACTTAGAATCAAAAAGGCAACAAAAGCAGAGAAGAGAGGATGCGAGACAAAATATCGATCTATGAATTTGAAGCTGTGAAGCACTTTAAATTGCTGGTTTGGcgtaaaacaaaaatatgatgactgtacattttcagtgtgagtgcactgaaaacctacaaacacgtttgcattcatgTTAGTCAAAGAATAAAGTCATATTTTAAGATTTGCTACTTATAAGGGCTGCGCTCACAAACTGAGACTGATTTGCATATTCCCACCCCAAACACAGTTATTCACTCTTAAAATGAACTGATTTTTTATATTAGGCATGTACTTACCATAAAGCCAGTCAGTAAAAACTTGCTCAAACCTGCTTGAAGGCCCCATTCGTGTGTCGCTCTCTAGAAATACTGATGCAGTGCTGGACTCTAGTGGCTGTTTAAAGTAACTGAAATACctcattcaattttttttttaaagatgtcctCAGAATAATGTGTGGAAAAAAACTGATTTGGCTTTCAGTCTTATTCATTCGTAAGTATTGCTGAATACAGTTAGTCAAAAAATTTCCAACCACACAAAACCAAGTAGTTTCCAGGGTTTAAATGCctggaaacaacaaaaaaaaaaattgcaagtaTCCAGTTTTTAGGCAGATGAAGCCACTTCTTGGTTTATTAGTTCTTCTTTTATTGAACTCTGCATTGAAAAGGGGAAGTTTTTTAACCATACTTGACTCGGCTGTTGCATTTTTAGAAATCTGTATTGGTAATCTAACGCCATAAAACCCCACACTGTCCTGATGCGACCTGCCCATTAAAAAGTTGTCAACTGTCATGTAACTATCTGACCTAAAGATTATTTTCAGTTAAAACTTTTCATGCTACGGTGCAGTTTTCAAACCTGATTTGTGGAACTCTAGGTTCACCTCATCTTTGCACATTGTCTCTCAGTCTTTGTAACAGTTTGAACTGGAGAGAAACTGTAACCGTTTCCCCTTCATTTCTCAGAACTGTTTCACTGCATGGAAACCAAATACTAAGAAGGTCAGTAATGAACACTAAAACCGCAATGCTAGGAGAAAAAGAAACTAATACCGGGCGCTATTACTTTAAATTTCCATTCAGGCAATGTCTTTGGAAGTTGCAAAACATTACACTCCATGCACTGTGTATTGTAATGGGCTGACAAGgctaaagaaactgttttttatttttttttttcatcctgttGATTTTGGACTTCTGAGTTAATTCTCATCCAGAGGGCATGGGTGCGGTCCCTTATAAGACAACTGGCTTTCCTTTGGAGCCAGCTGAGGGAGGGTAGAGTCACACTAATAACAATCACTGCTGCCCTCACCACCCTTTGCAGGtgctttctcttctctcctgaGCAGCTGGTGAACCACGctgtgcagcagttggtgagaAGGCTCTCTACTGTAGACCGATAGAAGAAGTTAACTTCTCCAGGAAGTAAAGCAGTTGAAAATCTCTCATGCGAAAGGCTTCTCCAGTTCtcgagaactgaagaagcctttcggatgagaggtgaagtatcttcaagaaacaaaaagaggtccagtcaccctttttttcaagctcccgagtctactatgacctggatgactgagaacctaaacAGACGTCTATGAAAAGTGTTGGCCAGAACTGTCTTCTTGTGTTATCTGGTGGGgcgtggggtgggggtgggggggtgcttCATGTTTCAAAGCTTCTCATTCTCTTTCCTGGGTAGCTCAACCAAGCTCGCACTAGAATTCTTGGGTCTGTTGATTAGgaagtccagtatccactcagGAAGTCCAGTTTCTGCAGAGGAAGTCCAGTATCCAGTAGCTCAGTGTTGTCAACCAGCTAAAACAGTTGAGTCGTATGGGATTGATCACATTATGAGGTGTCATAGTACCAGCTGCACAGTATTCTGTGTGGATTAATttattcacacacaaaaaaattgcaagaTGTAAATTTTAATATCAAACTAAAGCCTTGGTTTTATTTATAGGCCTGCATATCATTCCCATTACATTGGGAGGagtttcaaaatgaaagcaaTAGTTTCGATCTCTGTCCACAGAGTAAGAGACTTAACTTCCCTTCAGACTGacctgcatcatcatcatcaaattattattattaatcacaGAGCTTAAGGTTCTTGCTTCATAACTTGACTTGTGACTTTTCATGTGAGCTTCCCCATAATAATGTTTGAgttaacttcctgttttataaaaaacaattttggctgcttttggcATTTCGACCTTATTTGCTTTTGATTCTTTTTAGgtattttgttgcttttttataATATGTATATTTACTCATCTTCAATAATACACTTGACTGTTTTGCTTCACGTGCCAACCATGTTCTTCACTTTGTATGGGGTAAGCATGCATGTTCAGTATGTTTAGTATCCTGTGTCCTCCTCTGCGTTATGACAGAGAGTGCTAGAAGCTCCCCTCTTTAAGCTTACTTTATCAACTTTATCACTagtgtgaagaaaaaaagccatattcattgtttttctctgtccaCAGCCATAGTGACAGcatataacacaaacacacaatgatAATAATGCCATGTGGGGAGCTTCTGATATCATTCAGTATGGCAAGAGAGCTCGCAAACAGGTAGCATGTAGCATATAAATGACCTTTGGTGTTTTGCTGGGGGAAAAATACTACACAAGGAGAATGAGGAAAAATCTATTTCAAATTGAAAgagtataaaaaaagaaaaggttgtCTTTTGCAACACTTTTAGGCTGGCCCCTCCCCCAACTTCCTCAACATGACCGAATAAGTGAAGCAGCCACTTCTTCTCTGGCCTCAGTCCTTGTGAAGTTTCTCTGCCCTGTTGGCCATGGGGAATGGAAAACATCTGATGCTCTTTGCAGGTAAGAGGGAATAGATGAAACATTGCGTGGGACCTTTCTTTTTCATTGCATAGGCCTGAAGGGACCACAGCTGTCAGTTATTTTTATAGTTGTGCAACTGTCATTTCccaaatgtcagaaaaagaacttctgcaaaattaaaatttctttgattggcaaaaatgatcaaataaaacatatttggcagtttttctgcagttatattattcaaaataaaaagcttttcaTGTTATTATGAAGCAGTATGACAGTtttcatcatatatatatatatatatatatatatatatatatatatgatgtgcaaaaatttaatgtgaaaatttAATGTTAAACTAAATTTTTATATTTGCCactatttgttttgtttccttctttttttttaatctaatgcaTTACGTGAGGTTGGCATTACTGTAATGTCAGCATATTTGCCGAATGAATCTTGATATTGACATTTACATCAATTCACTAAACAATTATCCTTCCAATTAATTTGTCGTCtgtcaataaaaatgttaatattaaaagTCATGCATTGCATTTGTGTAACAGATGGTGTCTACATCTCAACTGAATGGGTTTACATGTTTGTAGGGTCAGCTGTTTCACTCAAATGCATtgagaaaagtaaaaatatatttcagattagacaaaacaattaaaaaaaaaaccttgtgtatttatgacatttaaataaatttgctACAAAGGGTTAAAGTGAAGGTGATAAATTATATTTCAGACATCATACAGGATGCAAGTTTGAGAAAAATGTATTAGGTATTCACAATTTCAAagtgtaaatttttatttatgcaaGTGTGTGAGCATCTCAGAGCGAACAACAAACTCTGTGAGGATTTAAACAAACACTCATTTATACATAATAAAAGAATTCCTAATTTTCAAATgttattttcaaaaaatattCTTGTATTTTTCTGCCAGTATCTGCTGAATGTCAGACACAGATGAATCACGCATTTCATTTAGTGGAAAATTTGGCTCAAattaaagaacattttttttttgctgttgcagTGTTGCCACTCCTGGTTAGAGGTCAGAAGCCACAAGGTAATCAATATTCACCTCCTTCTAACAATGTCACTTGTTTATGCTGAGCTATGTTCAAAGTAATAAGTATATGTAACAGCAAAACTGTAGTTTTTCTTAGAAATGCCAAAAACTCAGAAGGGCCACACAAATacttaattgtattttttatttttttttgtctttttgcttCTTTAGTTTATGCGACACCTGCATTTAAAAGTTTCTTCATTGGTGATTCAGTTTACTTAACATGTAATACAACTGAGAACTCAGTGATATGGTACAAAAATGACCAACAAATTGACCAACTCAAGACTTGGAATATTAAAATTAACTCGGCGGAATCAGAGCGTTATTACTGTGAGACCAGCGGGGGAAAGAGTGATGTTTTTAGCATCAATGCCAAAGGTAAATCCACCACCAACATGTATTAGAGCTCAAACTCCCACACATCTAAAGGAAAATTCACAAGTCATACATGTAATGAGActgtgacttcttttttttttttttgtccagcagCACCTGATCCCCGTCCTAAACTCAGCATTGAGACAGGCCGTTCTGTCATGTGGGTCGGAGGTGCAGTTATCCTGAAGCTTGAACATGGGGATCGTCTGCAGGGATGGAAGTGCTGGGTATGCAGGGATGGGAGAAAGCCAAACATGGTTCAACTGCGTTTAAAAGACACCGATAACAGTATCGCCTTTCAAACTGCGGACTTACATGACTCTGAGACCATTTACTGGTGTACGGATGGGAATCGAAATCAGCGAAGTAACCAAATCATTCTAAGGACCTCAGGTGAGCACACTCTTTACTATATCTTCAGTTTTAGTGAAATGATGTTAATGGGAATTCAGATCATTTAATAGAGGGACAGTCATAactattatataaatattttctgttcCCGCAGGTAACTGGAACGTTGAAGAAGAGGGTGGGGTGAGGGTGGGTGTGTTGGTGGGACTGGTACTGGGGCTGGTGGGGCTGGTGTTAGTGCTGGTGGGGGGGCTGTTGATAAGGCGTAAGAGAACTGCCACAGGTGAATaactcatttgtgtgtgtgtgtttttctcattttgagcTAAGCTAAGGGTCACAGCATTCATACCGCAATGTCTATCACACTTTTCTTAGGGCTCTATGAGGAAGTGGCGATGAAATCACGAAAGCAAGGCGATGACAAGTATGAAACTCTGCAGAAGGCATCTGGGAGGGAGCGAGAATATGACACCCTCAATCCAGGAGCATCAGGCAGCCAGGCGAAAAGCGGTGAATATGAAGCACTGAAGAAAGAGGGAATGAAGGAGGGGGTGTACCACACTCTAGGGGTGgaaggtgcagcaggaggagaggggggaTATGAAGCGCTGAAGAAAGAGGGAATGAAGGAGGGGGAATACCACACTCTAGGGGtggcaggtgcagcaggaggagaggggggaTATGAAGCACTGAAGAAAGAGGGAATGAAGGAGGGGGAATACCACACTCTAGGGGtggcaggtgcagcaggaggagaggggggaTATGAAGCACTGAAGAAAGCGGGAATGAAGGAGGGGGAATACCACACTATAGGGGtggcaggtgcagcaggaggagaggggggaTATGAAGCACTGAAGAAAGCGGGAATGAAGGAGGGGATATACCACACTTTAAGTGTGgaaggtgcagcaggaggagagggGGTAATAGCAGAGTCACAGTAAACAGGAGAGGGAGGATGTGAAGCAGTATGGAGGAGAGATAAGGGCAGTGAATCTGCAACAGTgggtaaatgaataaaaaaggagaaacaggCTTAAGCAGCTTTAATGCCGGAGAAAACTTACATTTAATGCAATCTAAAAACATTGTGATGTATTGGTCTTGATCCCGAGGTTCAAATTCTTTGATTGGATGAACATTTAACAAGCTTCAGGTTCATCTATACAGGTAGAGAATCTGTAATAAATGATGCAAATAAATCTGTGGAAAACTGCAGGGGACAGCTGGAGTGAGGGTTTTTGCTGTTACCATTGTGTCATTGGCGAGGAGAGATGATTCCAATATGAATTACATTAACTACTTTTATACAAAGCattctgcaaaatgcaaaatgtgatcGTAATCCACCAGAGCAGCAAACATTTTGCGACAccgagtcaaaaaaaaaaaaaccaaaaaaaacagcaacacatcCACACGTTACATTCATTTTAAGGCCTACACCAGCACAGCATCATATTTAACTCATCATTAGTCCTTCAGCTTTGATGCTACAAACTGTTATTAACACTTTGCATCAGTTCATTTCTACTTACAGCATTACATATTATTAATTCATCTCACTCAAACAAATTAGATTATGCATTTCAAAGGATTGCTCCAGAAAATGTATTGTATATTGAATGTTTCACTGTTATTTTATAATATGCTTTTAATGATGAAAAGAGTGTGATTCCTTTTAGCACAAAAGACAATTTCTTattttgtaatatatttttttataatagGTTGATATCGGGTGCAATTTAGTAATGGTTTTCGAGTATGAAAGCCGCAGCCTGAGAGTGCACGTTGCTGCAGAGTAGAGTCGTGTTTTCATGATCAGTTATATCTTCTGGGAGTCTGTTCGTTTTTCTGTGTGCCCCTTTTTGTGCAAATCAAATAATTGTGAATCTATGTTTAGTGCTAATGAACCTGCATAGCTTCCTATAACCAAACATTTAATatcaataaaattttaaaggTTGTAATTCATTAAACGTACAACGCGTGCTGCAACCAGTGACACAGGTATGACCCTATTCGGTTGGTTTTACTGATATTGTTTGACTGCTTCTCTGCTGAAATGCTGGAATTAGACattaagaaatatatttttaaaaatcctgaaTCTAAAATAATGCTCTGTGCCCTAAGACTCTAATCTGATGTTGTGGCATCAGATTAAAGTCTTAAAAATTAAGCACCTTTTCTTAAAATCTTCTAAAAATCCCAGCAGTGTCCTtcttttgtcatttaaaaagttaaaagtttTGCTTTTACTGGACATTTTGcaattttgttttcatgtgggtttttttttgtatatatatatgtatgtgtgatttttaaaatttcctgTGTTAAAAGACTGTACCCGACACACGTCTACACAATAAAGGCCtgaaattatattattatataaacatacaaagatgttttgtgttgttttatttgctgtGGGTTTCTGTCCTGCAGTGTCTCCTGTGTTGAGTAACACAGTTCAAATTAAACGAGTAATATTCACCAGTTTatgaaataaaagttaaaaaaaaaaggaccaacCCCTTTTTACTTCCTCGCTGACTCTGCCTTGGTGTGGAATAACAAAGTGACAGCCGACTGGAGTCCCTTTAGGCTCCTATTCACATAATAAAGGGAT is a window encoding:
- the LOC115798373 gene encoding uncharacterized protein LOC115798373; amino-acid sequence: MGNGKHLMLFAVLPLLVRGQKPQVYATPAFKSFFIGDSVYLTCNTTENSVIWYKNDQQIDQLKTWNIKINSAESERYYCETSGGKSDVFSINAKAAPDPRPKLSIETGRSVMWVGGAVILKLEHGDRLQGWKCWVCRDGRKPNMVQLRLKDTDNSIAFQTADLHDSETIYWCTDGNRNQRSNQIILRTSGNWNVEEEGGVRVGVLVGLVLGLVGLVLVLVGGLLIRRKRTATGLYEEVAMKSRKQGDDKYETLQKASGREREYDTLNPGASGSQAKSGEYEALKKEGMKEGVYHTLGVEGAAGGEGGYEALKKEGMKEGEYHTLGVAGAAGGEGGYEALKKEGMKEGEYHTLGVAGAAGGEGGYEALKKAGMKEGEYHTIGVAGAAGGEGGYEALKKAGMKEGIYHTLSVEGAAGGEGVIAESQ